A region of Anopheles merus strain MAF chromosome 2R, AmerM5.1, whole genome shotgun sequence DNA encodes the following proteins:
- the LOC121587835 gene encoding methyltransferase-like protein 9 isoform X2, whose amino-acid sequence MSNYRPRGAIAKVFFDRLHNDDVIQQIDMTTWYTMGKLPRKYGSLYHHLNGPDELTLEWLERSKKTSGRFWLQLCHEVAKLFLNMFMTQTDINGFLKRGSMFILSEMQFDQFLTAGGFFQHRERQSALSVCDIGAGDGEVTLRLVHTLQQKRNWQVTTYATESSWTMRNRLNEKNFIVLENLNQIHQADLIVCFNVLDRCFDPHVMLSDIYESLDQTGFALIALVLPYSHYVEKNSSHLPLRTLLEPWPPEKRLTVEEELEMFFDVLQAVGFKIRTWTKAPYLCEGDLRQSFYWLTDYVVLCSK is encoded by the exons ATGTCGAATTACCGTCCCCGGGGAGCGATAGCGAAAGTATTTTTCGATCGGCTACATAACGACGATGTTATCCAGCAGATCGATATGACCACG tGGTATACTATGGGCAAACTGCCCCGAAAGTATGGTAGCCTTTACCATCACCTAAACGGCCCAGACGAGCTAACTCTCGAGTGGTTGGAACGGTCGAAGAAAACGTCCGGCCGGTTCTGGTTGCAGCTGTGCCACGAGGTAGCGAAACTGTTTCTCAACATGTTCATGACCCAGACCGACATCAATGGTTTCCTCAAGCGCGGATCGATGTTTATACTTTCCGAAATGCAGTTCGACCAGTTTCTCACGGCTGGAGGCTTTTTCCAGCATCGCGAAAGGCAATCAGCG CTTAGCGTATGTGACATCGGCGCTGGTGATGGAGAGGTAACGTTACGCTTGGTGCATAcgctgcagcagaaacgcAACTGGCAGGTAACGACCTACGCCACAGAATCCAGCTGGACGATGAGGAACCGACTAAACGAGAAGAATTTCAT TGTGCTGGAGAATTTAAACCAAATTCATCAAGCAGATCTCATCGTATGTTTTAACGTGCTGGATCGATGCTTCGATCCACATGTTATGCTTAGTGATATTTACGAATCGTTAGATCAGACGGGATTCGCATTAATAGCGCTGGTGTTGCCATACAGCCACTATGTGGAGAAAA ATTCCAGCCATTTACCGTTAAGAACGTTGCTGGAACCGTGGCCACCAGAGAAGCGGCTCACGGTCGAGGAGGAACTAGAAATGTTCTTCGACGTGCTGCAGGCGGTCGGATTCAAGATACGGACATGGACCAAAGCGCCATACCTGTGTGAAGGTGACTTGCGCCAGTCGTTCTACTGGCTAACGGATTACGTTGTACTGTGTtcaaaataa
- the LOC121587645 gene encoding cullin-2 isoform X2 has protein sequence MSLKPRRIAFDEVWKELRETVQQVITLQDIKRDVWNNRFVDVYEICVAHPEPLADRLYLETKTFLENHVQTLLEERVLIGDSQNASNEQSAGTGSSSASPYLLLERYYDVWMEYSSGSQYLNHLYLYLNQQHIKKQKLNEAEAVYGCSNHGDNQEKMEIGELTLEIWNQYMIQRLGNELVDQILSGINAERVNNSSGQHNKSTEVIRGVIQSFVAVQEDRRKGSLKLYQELFETRMLEESGQNFRIVASELLQVCSVSQYMERIIKKFEEEEKLAKIYLHESSLPKLRKVCEEEMVTKHMNFLYSECKEMVATEKSTDLRNLYILLKPVTDGLKRLIEVFLEHIKEQGKKTISCMKGDSVHIQFVENMLDVHRKYEELIHTTFKSDPLFLGALDKACARIINEKHSNNQVCRSAELVAKYCDSLLKKSKTTEGEIDQKLTRSIIIFKYIEDKDVYQKFYSRMLAKRLIHEQSQSMDAEELMINKLKQACGYEFTNKLHRMFTDISVSTDLNAKFSKYLNDNKHETGINFSVKVLQAGAWPLGPTQVVASFAIPQEFEKSIRLFEEFYHINFSGRKLTWLHHLCHGEMKLSFEKRNYIVTMQTYQMAILLMFENTDKYTCKELQTSLQLQQEIFQRHLQSLVEAKILLLNEEKMNDDTEVSINVNYSNKRTKFKITTNLQKETPQEVEHTMNAVDEDRKMYLQAAIVRIMKSRKVLRHNTLIQEILSQSKVSFAPNVSMIKKCIESLIDKQYIERTPNSGDEYSYVA, from the exons ATGTCGCTCAAGCCGCGCAGAATAGCGTTCGACGAGGTCTGGAAGGAGCTGCGCGAAACGGTACAGCAGGTGATCACCCTGCAAGACATCAAGCGCGACGTTTGGAACAATCGATTTGT CGATGTGTACGAGATATGTGTGGCACATCCGGAACCGTTGGCTGATCGGTTGTATTTGGAGACGAAAACGTTCCTAGAGAATCACGTCCAAACGTTGCTGGAGGAGCGAGTGCTGATCGGGGACAGTCAAAATGCTTCCAACGAGCAATCGGCCGGCACTGGGTCGTCGTCTGCATCGCCATATCTGCTGCTGGAACGGTACTACGACGTGTGGATGGAGTACAGCAGTGGTTCGCAGTACTTAAATCATCTCTATCT GTATCTCAATCAACAGCACattaaaaagcaaaagctGAACGAAGCGGAAGCCGTGTACGGTTGCAGCAACCATGGTGATAATCAGGAAAAGATGGAGATCGGTGAGCTGACGCTCGAGATCTGGAACCAGTACATGATACAGCGGCTGGGCAACGAGCTGGTCGACCAGATACTGAGCGGTATCAACGCGGAACGGGTGAACAATTCCAGCGGACAGCACAACAAGAGCACCGAGGTTATTCGGGGCGTGATACAGAGCTTCGTGGCGGTGCAGGAGGATCGACGCAAGGGATCGCTCAAGCTGTACCAGGAACTGTTCGAGACGCGCATGCTGGAGGAAAGTGGCCAGAATTTCCGCATCGTCGCAAGTGAACTGTTGCAG GTGTGCAGCGTAAGTCAATATATGGAAAGAATAATCAAAAAGTTtgaggaagaagagaagctGGCTAAAATTTATCTACATGAAAG TTCCCTGCCGAAGTTGCGCAAGGTGTGCGAGGAGGAAATGGTGACCAAGCACATGAACTTCCTGTACTCCGAGTGCAAGGAGATGGTAGCGACTGAGAAGAGCACTGATCTGCGCAATCTGTACATCCTGCTCAAACCCGTTACGGACGGTTTGAAGCGACTGATCGAGGTGTTCCTGGAGCACATCAAGGAGCAGGGCAAGAAGACGATTTCGTGCATGAAAGGTGACTCG GTACACATACAATTTGTGGAAAACATGCTGGACGTGCATCGAAAGTACGAAGAGCTGATCCACACGACGTTCAAGTCGGACCCGCTGTTTCTCGGTGCGCTCGATAAGGCTTGTGCGCGTATCATCAACGAGAAGCACAGCAATAATCAGGTATGCCGTAGCGCCGAGCTGGTCGCCAAATACTGTGATAGCTTGCTGAAGAAATCGAAAACGACTGAAGGCGAAATCGATCAAAAGCTGACgcgcagcatcatcatcttcaagTACATCGAGGATAAAGACGTGTATCAGAAATTCTACAGCCGTATGCTGGCAAAGCg ATTAATTCACGAGCAGTCGCAAAGCATGGATGCGGAAGAATTGATGATTAACAAACTGAAGCAGGCGTGTGGTTACGAGTTCACCAACAAGCTGCACCGCATGTTCACCGACATTTCGGTGTCGACGGATTTGAACGCAAAATTTAGCAAATATTTGAACGATAACAAACACGAGACTG GTATAAACTTTTCCGTCAAGGTGCTGCAGGCTGgtgcatggccactgggaccAACGCAGGTGGTCGCCTCCTTCGCCATACCGCAGGAGTTTGAAAAGTCCATCCGCCTGTTCGAAGAGTTTTACCATATCAACTTTAGCGGGCGCAAGCTAACCTGGCTGCACCATCTGTGCCACGGCGAGATGAAGCTGTCGTTCGAAAAGCGCAACTACATCGTCACGATGCAGACGTACCAGATGGCGATACTGCTGATGTTTGAAAACACGGACAAGTACACGTGCAAGGAGCTGCAGACgtcgctgcagctgcagcaggaaATATTCCAACGGCACCTGCAGAGCCTGGTGGAGGCGAAAATTTTGCTGCTCAACGAAGAG AAAATGAATGACGATACGGAGGTTAGCATTAACGTAAATTATAGCAACAAGCGTACTAAATTCAAAATCACCACCAATCTGCAAAAGGAAACACCACAGGAG GTGGAGCACACGATGAATGCCGTCGATGAGGACCGAAAGATGTACCTACAGGCAGCGATCGTACGCATCATGAAGTCTCGAAAGGTGCTGCGGCACAATACCCTGATTCAGGAG ATTCTTTCCCAATCGAAAGTGAGTTTCGCACCAAACGTGTCCATGATCAAGAAGTGCATCGAGTCGCTCATCGACAAGCAGTACATCGAACGAACGCCCAACTCCGGCGATGAATACAGCTACGTGGCGTAA
- the LOC121587645 gene encoding cullin-2 isoform X1: protein MSLKPRRIAFDEVWKELRETVQQVITLQDIKRDVWNNRFVDVYEICVAHPEPLADRLYLETKTFLENHVQTLLEERVLIGDSQNASNEQSAGTGSSSASPYLLLERYYDVWMEYSSGSQYLNHLYLYLNQQHIKKQKLNEAEAVYGCSNHGDNQEKMEIGELTLEIWNQYMIQRLGNELVDQILSGINAERVNNSSGQHNKSTEVIRGVIQSFVAVQEDRRKGSLKLYQELFETRMLEESGQNFRIVASELLQVCSVSQYMERIIKKFEEEEKLAKIYLHESSLPKLRKVCEEEMVTKHMNFLYSECKEMVATEKSTDLRNLYILLKPVTDGLKRLIEVFLEHIKEQGKKTISCMKGDSVHIQFVENMLDVHRKYEELIHTTFKSDPLFLGALDKACARIINEKHSNNQVCRSAELVAKYCDSLLKKSKTTEGEIDQKLTRSIIIFKYIEDKDVYQKFYSRMLAKRLIHEQSQSMDAEELMINKLKQACGYEFTNKLHRMFTDISVSTDLNAKFSKYLNDNKHETGINFSVKVLQAGAWPLGPTQVVASFAIPQEFEKSIRLFEEFYHINFSGRKLTWLHHLCHGEMKLSFEKRNYIVTMQTYQMAILLMFENTDKYTCKELQTSLQLQQEIFQRHLQSLVEAKILLLNEEKMNDDTEVSINVNYSNKRTKFKITTNLQKETPQEVSEDGWIMGCFSGLITILVRTQVEHTMNAVDEDRKMYLQAAIVRIMKSRKVLRHNTLIQEILSQSKVSFAPNVSMIKKCIESLIDKQYIERTPNSGDEYSYVA from the exons ATGTCGCTCAAGCCGCGCAGAATAGCGTTCGACGAGGTCTGGAAGGAGCTGCGCGAAACGGTACAGCAGGTGATCACCCTGCAAGACATCAAGCGCGACGTTTGGAACAATCGATTTGT CGATGTGTACGAGATATGTGTGGCACATCCGGAACCGTTGGCTGATCGGTTGTATTTGGAGACGAAAACGTTCCTAGAGAATCACGTCCAAACGTTGCTGGAGGAGCGAGTGCTGATCGGGGACAGTCAAAATGCTTCCAACGAGCAATCGGCCGGCACTGGGTCGTCGTCTGCATCGCCATATCTGCTGCTGGAACGGTACTACGACGTGTGGATGGAGTACAGCAGTGGTTCGCAGTACTTAAATCATCTCTATCT GTATCTCAATCAACAGCACattaaaaagcaaaagctGAACGAAGCGGAAGCCGTGTACGGTTGCAGCAACCATGGTGATAATCAGGAAAAGATGGAGATCGGTGAGCTGACGCTCGAGATCTGGAACCAGTACATGATACAGCGGCTGGGCAACGAGCTGGTCGACCAGATACTGAGCGGTATCAACGCGGAACGGGTGAACAATTCCAGCGGACAGCACAACAAGAGCACCGAGGTTATTCGGGGCGTGATACAGAGCTTCGTGGCGGTGCAGGAGGATCGACGCAAGGGATCGCTCAAGCTGTACCAGGAACTGTTCGAGACGCGCATGCTGGAGGAAAGTGGCCAGAATTTCCGCATCGTCGCAAGTGAACTGTTGCAG GTGTGCAGCGTAAGTCAATATATGGAAAGAATAATCAAAAAGTTtgaggaagaagagaagctGGCTAAAATTTATCTACATGAAAG TTCCCTGCCGAAGTTGCGCAAGGTGTGCGAGGAGGAAATGGTGACCAAGCACATGAACTTCCTGTACTCCGAGTGCAAGGAGATGGTAGCGACTGAGAAGAGCACTGATCTGCGCAATCTGTACATCCTGCTCAAACCCGTTACGGACGGTTTGAAGCGACTGATCGAGGTGTTCCTGGAGCACATCAAGGAGCAGGGCAAGAAGACGATTTCGTGCATGAAAGGTGACTCG GTACACATACAATTTGTGGAAAACATGCTGGACGTGCATCGAAAGTACGAAGAGCTGATCCACACGACGTTCAAGTCGGACCCGCTGTTTCTCGGTGCGCTCGATAAGGCTTGTGCGCGTATCATCAACGAGAAGCACAGCAATAATCAGGTATGCCGTAGCGCCGAGCTGGTCGCCAAATACTGTGATAGCTTGCTGAAGAAATCGAAAACGACTGAAGGCGAAATCGATCAAAAGCTGACgcgcagcatcatcatcttcaagTACATCGAGGATAAAGACGTGTATCAGAAATTCTACAGCCGTATGCTGGCAAAGCg ATTAATTCACGAGCAGTCGCAAAGCATGGATGCGGAAGAATTGATGATTAACAAACTGAAGCAGGCGTGTGGTTACGAGTTCACCAACAAGCTGCACCGCATGTTCACCGACATTTCGGTGTCGACGGATTTGAACGCAAAATTTAGCAAATATTTGAACGATAACAAACACGAGACTG GTATAAACTTTTCCGTCAAGGTGCTGCAGGCTGgtgcatggccactgggaccAACGCAGGTGGTCGCCTCCTTCGCCATACCGCAGGAGTTTGAAAAGTCCATCCGCCTGTTCGAAGAGTTTTACCATATCAACTTTAGCGGGCGCAAGCTAACCTGGCTGCACCATCTGTGCCACGGCGAGATGAAGCTGTCGTTCGAAAAGCGCAACTACATCGTCACGATGCAGACGTACCAGATGGCGATACTGCTGATGTTTGAAAACACGGACAAGTACACGTGCAAGGAGCTGCAGACgtcgctgcagctgcagcaggaaATATTCCAACGGCACCTGCAGAGCCTGGTGGAGGCGAAAATTTTGCTGCTCAACGAAGAG AAAATGAATGACGATACGGAGGTTAGCATTAACGTAAATTATAGCAACAAGCGTACTAAATTCAAAATCACCACCAATCTGCAAAAGGAAACACCACAGGAGGTAAGTGAAGATGGTTGGATCATGGGCTGTTTTTCTGGTCTCATCACGATTCTTGTCCGCACACAGGTGGAGCACACGATGAATGCCGTCGATGAGGACCGAAAGATGTACCTACAGGCAGCGATCGTACGCATCATGAAGTCTCGAAAGGTGCTGCGGCACAATACCCTGATTCAGGAG ATTCTTTCCCAATCGAAAGTGAGTTTCGCACCAAACGTGTCCATGATCAAGAAGTGCATCGAGTCGCTCATCGACAAGCAGTACATCGAACGAACGCCCAACTCCGGCGATGAATACAGCTACGTGGCGTAA
- the LOC121587835 gene encoding methyltransferase-like protein 9 isoform X1, producing the protein MLPLTILALFVFSVIMSNYRPRGAIAKVFFDRLHNDDVIQQIDMTTWYTMGKLPRKYGSLYHHLNGPDELTLEWLERSKKTSGRFWLQLCHEVAKLFLNMFMTQTDINGFLKRGSMFILSEMQFDQFLTAGGFFQHRERQSALSVCDIGAGDGEVTLRLVHTLQQKRNWQVTTYATESSWTMRNRLNEKNFIVLENLNQIHQADLIVCFNVLDRCFDPHVMLSDIYESLDQTGFALIALVLPYSHYVEKNSSHLPLRTLLEPWPPEKRLTVEEELEMFFDVLQAVGFKIRTWTKAPYLCEGDLRQSFYWLTDYVVLCSK; encoded by the exons ATGCTCCCCCTAACCATTCTTGCTCTGTTCGTTTTTTCGGT CATTATGTCGAATTACCGTCCCCGGGGAGCGATAGCGAAAGTATTTTTCGATCGGCTACATAACGACGATGTTATCCAGCAGATCGATATGACCACG tGGTATACTATGGGCAAACTGCCCCGAAAGTATGGTAGCCTTTACCATCACCTAAACGGCCCAGACGAGCTAACTCTCGAGTGGTTGGAACGGTCGAAGAAAACGTCCGGCCGGTTCTGGTTGCAGCTGTGCCACGAGGTAGCGAAACTGTTTCTCAACATGTTCATGACCCAGACCGACATCAATGGTTTCCTCAAGCGCGGATCGATGTTTATACTTTCCGAAATGCAGTTCGACCAGTTTCTCACGGCTGGAGGCTTTTTCCAGCATCGCGAAAGGCAATCAGCG CTTAGCGTATGTGACATCGGCGCTGGTGATGGAGAGGTAACGTTACGCTTGGTGCATAcgctgcagcagaaacgcAACTGGCAGGTAACGACCTACGCCACAGAATCCAGCTGGACGATGAGGAACCGACTAAACGAGAAGAATTTCAT TGTGCTGGAGAATTTAAACCAAATTCATCAAGCAGATCTCATCGTATGTTTTAACGTGCTGGATCGATGCTTCGATCCACATGTTATGCTTAGTGATATTTACGAATCGTTAGATCAGACGGGATTCGCATTAATAGCGCTGGTGTTGCCATACAGCCACTATGTGGAGAAAA ATTCCAGCCATTTACCGTTAAGAACGTTGCTGGAACCGTGGCCACCAGAGAAGCGGCTCACGGTCGAGGAGGAACTAGAAATGTTCTTCGACGTGCTGCAGGCGGTCGGATTCAAGATACGGACATGGACCAAAGCGCCATACCTGTGTGAAGGTGACTTGCGCCAGTCGTTCTACTGGCTAACGGATTACGTTGTACTGTGTtcaaaataa
- the LOC121588289 gene encoding regulating synaptic membrane exocytosis protein 2 encodes MLPANVMSFMKKMVATDEASHQQPSMENTGAFGKLKQTLSTSLLTAQDRVNKMSPRPSLVPDATETPQDDPYKDASASEKTASEGNKFNTRSGSCRICLKSFKPNDFKKTCVECDQKVCEDCASYSKLQDSEDSDLWRCSVCRRKMASRICIPQESTDSALEVPVMETLQRRHSDIKLGFNQHLDDGKGSALAPPRSPELRRHSDVSPASLKELEKLKGVQNPKNDMDWRKGHSAAPSRSSSPPGRKEMELGTSRVFSRRPSTKMSRQRSYDDEFKTMSSDTNLAEAGLNLPPPMPRRKSAYDVYAPGVLINAMQSVKLAPDDSEKISTSRRASMKMMGDGGEFGGDDHTMADMKAAGLIVDDDRRHKRRGSQLPDIPALKDKTAQNSANISVYQCPALEDLEAPKRQTSLDGEGIKIVIHDADAGPLCAAKRSVLLRRDPSDKAHRTRGFGMRVVGGKTGTDGRLFAYIVWTVPGGPAEKGGLQQGDKILEWCGTSLTDRSFEEVCAIMDRTGDTAELLVEHATDFKMCELLDEGGMGMNVSSNYSSSNSTRALPDTNVHTLASESEATMDKSPSSPTRRKLPKTPEQIAKGKLVSGRVQVHVYYHGERNELVVSVMAADDLPERDESLGYGMYPEAYASIKLLPKTNESHVAQTEVSTPSLNPIWNATITFQDVFSDNLLDRKIEIVLYDLLPHSEPIFLGECAVKLQKACLDDVAVWYRLEDPNHLRGSGPVPPARSRRRSTTGSQSSIDESSASFGRYGSTDGTRFQRSISDDVDSLDEGRYLLHPNWSVSGSRRGSTQSEIQMQTLEVHQVGKDYSKSLPGSRRSSFQDSKDQLAVGPAPHSSRRYSTGRTGPGAGGGTAGGRDAPLTERKLSFGGTIGGIGSGGGSRTEFMRTMSLSRELDMKNRKKKRLFS; translated from the exons ATGCTTCCAGCAAACGTAATGTCGTTCATGAAGAAG ATGGTTGCTACCGATGAGGCGTCACATCAGCAACCATCGATGGAGAACACGGGCGCGTTCGGGAAGCTGAAGCAAACCCTTTCCACATCGCTGCTGACGGCCCAGGACAGAG TGAACAAAATGTCCCCGCGCCCATCGCTGGTACCGGACGCGACCGAGACGCCACAGGACGATCCGTACAAGGATGCGTCTGCCAGCGAGAAGACGGCGAGCGAAGGCAACAAGTTCAACACACGGTCCGGTTCGTGCCGGATATGTTTGAAATCGTTTAAACCGAACGACTTCAAAAAGACCTGCGTCGAGTGTGATCAGAAGGTTTGCGAAGACTGTGCCAGCTACAGCAAGCTACAGGACTCGGAAGACTCG GATCTTTGGCGATGTAGCGTCTGTCGGCGAAAGATGGCGTCCCGTATTTGCATACCGCAAGAATCAACCGACTCCGCCCTGGAGGTACCGGTTATGGAGACGCTACAGCGGCGCCATTCAGACATCAAGCTAGGCTTCAACCAGCATCTGGACGATGGCAAGGGTTCGGCGTTGGCCCCACCTCGCAGCCCCGAGCTGCGCCGCCACTCGGACGTGTCGCCGGCGTCGCTGAAGGAGCTGGAAAAGCTGAAGGGCGTCCAGAACCCGAAGAACGATATGGACTGGCGCAAGGGTCACAGTGCCGCACCGAGCCGATCGTCCAGCCCGCCCGGCCGGAAGGAGATGGAGCTGGGAACATCGCGCGTCTTTTCCCGCCGGCCATCGACCAAGATGTCGCGCCAGCGCAGCTACGACGACGAGTTCAAGACGATGAGCTCCGACACGAATCTGGCCGAGGCGGGCCTCAACCTGCCGCCCCCGATGCCGAGACGCAAGTCGGCGTACGACGTGTACGCGCCGGGTGTGCTGATTAACGCGATGCAGTCGGTAAAGCTGGccccggacgattccgaaaaGATCAGCACATCGCGCCGTGCGTCTATGAAGATGATGGGGGACGGAGGCGAGTTCGGTGGAGATGATCATACGATGGCCGACATGAAGGCGGCCGGACTGATTGTGGACGATGATCGACGACACAAGCGACGTGGATCGCAGTT ACCCGACATACCGGCACTGAAAGACAAAACTGCCCAGAACTCTGCGAACATATCAGTCTATCAGTGCCCGGCGTTGGAGGACCTGGAGGCACCGAAGCGGCAGACATCGCTCGACGGCGAAGGCATCAAGATCGTGATACATGATGCCGACGCGGGTCCACTGTGTGCCGCCAAGCGGAGCGTTCTACTGCGAAGAGACCCTTCAGATAAAGCACACAGAA CACGAGGATTTGGAATGCGTGTCGTCGGCGGTAAAACCGGTACCGATGGACGACTCTTTGCTTACATCGTGTGGACCGTGCCGGGTGGACCAGCTGAGAAAGGAGGTCTCCAACAGGGCGATAAG ATCCTGGAATGGTGCGGAACCTCTCTCACCGATCGCAGCTTCGAGGAGGTATGTGCCATCATGGACCGCACCGGTGACACGGCGGAACTGCTCGTCGAGCACGCAACCGACTTTAAGATGTGCGAGCTGCTCGACGAGGGCGGCATGGGCATGAACGTTAGTTCGAACTACAGTAGCAGCAACTCGACACGAGCTTTACCGGACACTAATGTGCATACGCTAGCATCAG AAAGTGAAGCAACGATGGACAAATCGCCCTCTTCGCCGACCAGACGCAAATTGCCTAAAACACCG GAACAGATAGCAAAGGGCAAGTTAGTGTCCGGTAGGGTTCAGGTGCATGTTTACTATCACGGCGAGCGAAACGAACTTGTCGTTTCGGTGATGGCTGCCGATGACCTGCCGGAGCGCGATGAATCGCTGGGCTATGGCATGTATCCCGAAGCCTATGCGTCGATCAAGTTGCTACCCAAAAC GAACGAATCGCATGTCGCCCAGACCGAAGTGTCCACTCCCTCTCTGAATCCCATTTGGAACGCGACCATTACCTTCCAGGACGTGTTCAGTGACAATCTGTTAGACCGTAAGATAGAGATAGTGCTCTACGATCTGTTGCCCCACTCGGAGCCCATCTTTCTCGGCGAGTGTGCGGTGAAGCTGCAGAAAGCCTGCCTGGACGATGTGGCCGTCTGGTACCGGCTGGAGGATCCGAACCATCTGCGCGGCTCCGGTCCGGTGCCGCCCGCCCGCTCCCGGCGCCGCTCGACCACCGGCTCCCAGAGCTCGATCGACGAAAGTTCCGCCTCGTTCGGCCGGTACGGCAGCACCGACGGCACGCGCTTTCAGCGCTCGATCTCGGACGATGTCGACAGCCTGGACGAGGGCCGGTACCTGCTGCATCCGAACTGGTCCGTTTCCGGGAGCCGGCGCGGCTCGACCCAGTCCGAGATACAGATGCAAACGCTCGAGGTGCACCAGGTCGGGAAGGATTACTCGAAATCGTTGCCCGGGTCGCGCCGATCCTCCTTTCAGGACTCGAAGGATCAGCTGGCGGTTGGGCCGGCGCCGCACAGCTCGCGCCGCTACTCGACCGGCCGCACCGGGCCGGGAGCGGGAGGCGGCACGGCCGGTGGGCGCGATGCGCCGCTAACCGAGCGAAAGCTCTCGTTTGGCGGCACGATCGGCGGGATCGGTAGCGGGGGAGGATCGCGGACTGAATTTATGCGCACCATGAGCCTTTCGCGCGAGCTTGACATGAAGAATCGTAAAAAGAAGCGCCTGTTTTCGTAA